In a single window of the Streptacidiphilus sp. P02-A3a genome:
- a CDS encoding cation:proton antiporter, whose protein sequence is MSFTTLAVISLAALLGPLLALPRNWHLPVVLGELLAGIVLGPTVVGYLHAGDATFTFLADIGFALIMFVAGAHVPVRDANLRAGLRVGTLRAAAVGVLAVGPAFALARGFGTGHTALYTVLIASSSAALILPMIDSLAVGGGPVLEMLPQVAVADTACIVALPLVIDPAHAARAALGALAVIGCALVLFVVLRRLERGGYRRRLHRLSEHRRFALELRISLAILFALADLAARTHVSIMLAGFSFGLVVAAIGEPRRLAKQLFALTEGFLGPLFFLWLGASLDLRALGRHPSFVLLGLLLGAGAVAVHAAMRAAGQPLAIGVLACAQLGVPVAAATLGNQLNLLRPGEAAALMLGAVVTIAASTAAGAVAARASASAAATADPPR, encoded by the coding sequence GTGAGCTTCACGACGCTCGCTGTGATCTCGTTGGCGGCACTGCTCGGCCCGCTACTGGCGCTGCCGAGGAACTGGCACCTGCCGGTCGTGCTGGGGGAACTGCTGGCCGGGATCGTGCTGGGGCCGACCGTCGTCGGCTACCTGCACGCGGGCGACGCGACCTTCACCTTCCTCGCCGACATCGGCTTCGCCCTGATCATGTTCGTCGCCGGAGCCCACGTCCCGGTACGGGACGCGAACCTGAGGGCGGGACTGCGCGTCGGCACACTGCGCGCCGCAGCCGTGGGGGTACTCGCGGTCGGACCGGCGTTCGCCCTCGCCCGGGGCTTCGGCACCGGGCACACCGCCCTGTACACGGTGCTGATCGCCTCCTCCTCGGCCGCGCTGATCCTGCCCATGATCGACTCCCTGGCCGTGGGCGGCGGACCGGTGCTGGAGATGCTGCCGCAGGTCGCGGTCGCCGACACCGCCTGCATCGTGGCCCTGCCGCTGGTCATCGACCCCGCCCACGCCGCCCGGGCGGCACTCGGCGCGCTGGCGGTCATCGGCTGCGCGCTGGTGCTGTTCGTGGTCCTGCGCCGACTGGAACGCGGCGGGTACCGGCGCAGGCTGCACCGCCTCTCGGAACACCGCCGGTTCGCCCTGGAACTGCGGATCAGCCTGGCGATCCTGTTCGCCCTGGCGGACCTCGCCGCGCGCACCCACGTCTCGATCATGCTGGCCGGGTTCTCCTTCGGCCTCGTGGTGGCGGCCATCGGCGAACCGCGACGGCTGGCCAAGCAGCTGTTCGCGCTGACCGAGGGGTTCCTCGGACCGCTGTTCTTCCTGTGGCTGGGCGCCTCGCTGGACCTGCGCGCACTGGGCCGACACCCGTCCTTCGTGCTGCTCGGCCTGCTCCTGGGAGCCGGAGCGGTCGCCGTGCACGCGGCCATGCGGGCCGCAGGCCAGCCGCTCGCCATCGGCGTGCTGGCCTGCGCCCAACTCGGAGTGCCGGTGGCCGCCGCGACCCTGGGTAACCAACTGAACCTGCTGCGCCCCGGTGAGGCCGCCGCGCTGATGCTGGGCGCGGTGGTCACCATCGCCGCCTCCACCGCCGCCGGGGCGGTGGCCGCCCGCGCCTCCGCCTCCGCGGCGGCAACGGCGGACCCACCGCGGTAG
- the adhP gene encoding alcohol dehydrogenase AdhP translates to MKAAVVRDFTAPLVIEDHPVPQPAPHQVRVRIEACGLCHTDIHAAHGDWPVKPTPPFIPGHEGVGIIDAVGDQVRHVRLGDRVAIPWLAEACGHCDYCVTGWETLCPQQQNSGYSVDGGYAEYALAHGDYVVAVPEGLDPLDAAPLTCAGVTTYKAVKVSGARPGTRALISGIGGLGHLALQYARIAGAETIAVDITDEKLALARELGADHVIDARGQDVAAEVQRLGGADTAISLAVSNTSFQDAYASLRRGGTLVLVALPADGTLDLPVFDTVLNGTRVIGSIVGTRQDLAEVFRLHSLGRTRVIRESRDLDDVNTCIEEVLAGKVSARLVFDLR, encoded by the coding sequence ATGAAGGCCGCCGTCGTCCGAGACTTCACCGCCCCGCTGGTCATCGAGGACCACCCGGTGCCGCAGCCCGCCCCGCACCAGGTCCGGGTGCGGATAGAAGCCTGCGGACTGTGCCACACCGACATCCACGCCGCCCACGGCGACTGGCCGGTCAAGCCCACCCCGCCGTTCATCCCCGGCCACGAGGGCGTCGGCATCATCGACGCCGTCGGCGACCAGGTCCGACACGTGCGGCTCGGCGACCGGGTCGCCATCCCCTGGCTCGCCGAAGCCTGCGGCCACTGCGACTACTGCGTCACCGGCTGGGAGACCCTGTGCCCGCAGCAGCAGAACAGCGGCTACTCCGTGGACGGCGGCTACGCCGAGTACGCCCTGGCCCACGGCGACTACGTGGTCGCCGTGCCCGAGGGGCTGGACCCCCTCGACGCCGCGCCGCTCACCTGCGCCGGGGTCACCACCTACAAGGCCGTCAAGGTCTCCGGAGCCCGCCCCGGAACCCGGGCGCTGATCTCCGGCATCGGCGGACTGGGCCACCTCGCCCTCCAGTACGCCCGGATCGCCGGAGCGGAGACCATCGCCGTCGACATCACCGACGAGAAGCTCGCGCTGGCCCGCGAACTCGGCGCCGACCACGTCATCGACGCCCGCGGCCAGGACGTCGCCGCCGAGGTCCAGCGGCTCGGCGGCGCCGACACCGCCATCTCCCTGGCCGTCAGCAACACCTCCTTCCAGGACGCCTACGCCTCGCTGCGCCGGGGCGGCACCCTGGTCCTGGTCGCGCTGCCCGCCGACGGAACCCTGGACCTCCCGGTCTTCGACACCGTGCTGAACGGCACCAGGGTGATCGGTTCCATCGTCGGCACCCGACAGGACCTGGCCGAGGTGTTCCGACTGCACAGCCTCGGCCGCACCCGTGTCATCCGCGAGAGCCGTGACCTCGACGACGTCAACACCTGCATCGAGGAGGTACTCGCGGGCAAGGTGTCCGCGCGGCTGGTCTTCGACCTGCGCTGA
- a CDS encoding amidohydrolase family protein produces MSDQHSPLVDVHSHFVTPQYVAAAKQAGIVHPDGMPGWPTWSETDHLKDMDDWGIGYSVMTISSPGTHLGDDAASLALARHVNDFGADLKRRHPHRFGHFASLPFPDVEGSLAELTRAMDDLGSDGVTLESNAHGVYLGDERYEPLYAELDRRRTPVFVHPTSPAGTHEALGRPRPMLEFIFDSTRTVSDLLFNGVLSRYPNIPWVFSHGGGTLPLLTQRMELFRSGFGLGGDAVGPIPDQVGKLWFDLAGTPFPYQVPALTAAFGTDRVLYGSDYCWTPTPGVASQVASIDAAPQPDPDTWRTLTTRNAKRLLPALNDLL; encoded by the coding sequence ATGTCCGACCAGCACAGCCCCCTCGTAGACGTCCACTCCCACTTCGTCACGCCGCAGTACGTGGCGGCGGCGAAGCAGGCCGGTATCGTCCACCCCGACGGCATGCCCGGCTGGCCGACGTGGAGCGAGACGGACCACCTCAAGGACATGGACGACTGGGGGATCGGCTACTCGGTCATGACGATCTCCTCACCGGGCACCCACCTAGGCGACGACGCGGCCTCCCTGGCGCTGGCCCGCCACGTCAACGACTTCGGCGCCGACCTCAAGCGCCGCCACCCCCACCGCTTCGGCCACTTCGCCTCGCTGCCCTTCCCCGACGTCGAGGGCTCGCTGGCGGAGCTCACCCGCGCCATGGACGACCTCGGCAGCGACGGCGTGACCCTGGAGAGCAACGCGCACGGCGTCTATCTCGGCGACGAGCGCTACGAGCCGCTCTACGCCGAACTGGACCGCCGCCGTACCCCCGTCTTCGTCCACCCCACCTCGCCGGCCGGCACCCACGAGGCGCTGGGCCGCCCGCGCCCGATGCTGGAGTTCATCTTCGACTCCACCCGCACCGTCAGCGACCTGCTCTTCAACGGTGTGCTCAGCCGCTACCCGAACATCCCGTGGGTCTTCTCGCACGGCGGCGGCACCCTCCCGCTGCTCACCCAGCGCATGGAACTGTTCCGCAGCGGTTTCGGCCTCGGCGGCGACGCGGTCGGCCCGATCCCCGACCAGGTGGGCAAACTCTGGTTCGACCTCGCGGGCACCCCGTTCCCGTACCAGGTCCCCGCCCTCACCGCCGCCTTCGGCACCGACCGGGTCCTCTACGGCAGCGACTACTGCTGGACCCCGACTCCCGGCGTCGCGAGCCAGGTGGCGTCCATCGACGCCGCGCCGCAGCCGGATCCGGACACCTGGCGGACACTGACCACCCGCAACGCCAAGAGGCTGCTGCCCGCCCTGAACGACCTGCTCTGA
- a CDS encoding lectin, whose protein sequence is MSDPASLVNPFIGTTNTGDDFPGADVPFGMVQWSPDTPSRPDGGGYEYNDSSITGFSLTHLSGPGCGAEGDIPILPTTGSVNTSATDSFSHANESADAGDYKVALDNGVTTELTATTRTGMADFTFPSTSQANLIFKLDDSANGDSATDFSEISDTEVEGSVTSGGFCGPGSSVYTVYFDMQFSQPFATTGTFTAKGVHAGAKSLSIKQTSPAVKPRTVPSGTPEKANHPVLHGSLPASSARAKPALSGPDGSYLTFNTTSNQTLLAKVGISYVSNANAKANLAQEDSGWNFASTQASAHAAWNTALNKIQVAGGTAAQQAVFYTSLYHSLLHPNIASDDNGQYVGVDGKVHTVDTGHSAWYTNFSGWDIYRSQAQLEALVDPQAASDTAQSMVDDYAQDGMLPKWLLDSGETYVMVGDPSDAILADYQAFGATDFDTATALSDMAAEATTTNNVRPGGSYLNTPGYLPHDGDYSGDTNFYGPISTTLEYDTADFAISAFAGALGNTGDQQTFVNRAQDWRNVLDPNSGFDQSRDADGDWLTGFDPTSGNDFVEADSWIYTGMVPFDLAGLIAAKGGDKAMNDYLNTTLSSYTGANGYAWVGNEPSIELPWEYDYTGEPYRTQGTVRSIQDQIWTDTPSGLADGNDDLGAMSAWYVWSALGMFPETPGTATLALGSPMFTQAVVTLPSGNTLTINGNGAADNAPYVQSASFNGTAWNDAYAPASAITTGGTLNYTLGTTANTAWASAANEVPPSYGGNTVAPTSPRIGAVNSAAGASLCLDDSNSSTTDGNPVQIWGCDGTYAQDWTIATDGTVRTLGKCLDAAHSGTVNGTAVQLYNCNNSGAQQWTAGSGNSLVNPESGLCLDDPSDSSTQGTHLQLYTCNGTSAQNWTLPAAPTPISGAVDANVGSGLCLDDKSAATTNNNPIEIWGCNGTAAQQWTYASDDTLRVVGECMDVTNSGTTQGTLIQLYTCNNSGAQQWRATSGGQLVNPESGLCLDDPSSSTTAGTQLQLWGCDGTPAQDWTLPS, encoded by the coding sequence GTGAGCGACCCGGCCTCATTGGTGAATCCGTTCATCGGCACGACCAACACCGGCGACGACTTCCCGGGCGCGGACGTGCCGTTCGGCATGGTGCAGTGGAGCCCGGACACCCCGTCGCGCCCCGACGGCGGCGGGTACGAGTACAACGACTCGTCGATCACCGGGTTCAGCCTGACCCACCTGTCCGGGCCCGGCTGCGGGGCGGAGGGCGACATCCCGATCCTGCCGACTACGGGCTCGGTCAACACCTCGGCGACGGACTCGTTCTCGCACGCCAACGAGTCGGCCGACGCCGGGGACTACAAGGTCGCACTGGACAACGGGGTGACCACCGAGCTGACCGCAACCACCCGCACCGGCATGGCCGACTTCACGTTTCCCTCGACCAGCCAGGCGAACCTGATCTTCAAGCTGGACGACAGCGCCAACGGCGACTCCGCGACCGACTTCAGCGAGATCAGCGACACCGAGGTTGAGGGGTCGGTGACCTCGGGCGGCTTCTGCGGCCCCGGCAGTTCCGTCTACACCGTGTACTTCGACATGCAGTTCAGCCAACCGTTCGCCACCACGGGCACATTCACGGCCAAGGGTGTCCACGCGGGCGCCAAGAGCCTGTCGATCAAGCAGACCTCACCGGCGGTGAAACCCAGGACCGTCCCCTCGGGTACCCCCGAGAAGGCCAACCACCCGGTCCTGCACGGGTCGCTGCCCGCGAGCTCCGCCCGGGCCAAACCCGCGCTGAGCGGCCCGGACGGCTCCTACCTGACCTTCAACACCACCAGCAACCAGACACTGCTGGCCAAGGTCGGGATCTCCTACGTGTCGAATGCGAACGCGAAGGCGAACCTGGCCCAGGAGGATTCGGGGTGGAACTTCGCCTCGACCCAGGCGTCGGCCCACGCCGCGTGGAACACGGCACTGAACAAGATCCAGGTCGCCGGCGGCACGGCGGCCCAACAGGCGGTCTTCTACACGTCGTTGTACCACTCGCTGCTGCACCCCAACATCGCCAGTGACGACAACGGCCAGTACGTCGGTGTCGACGGAAAGGTGCACACCGTCGACACGGGGCACTCGGCCTGGTACACCAACTTCTCCGGCTGGGACATCTACCGCAGTCAGGCCCAACTCGAAGCGCTGGTCGACCCACAGGCCGCCAGCGATACGGCGCAGTCCATGGTGGACGACTACGCCCAGGACGGCATGCTGCCCAAGTGGCTGCTGGACAGCGGTGAGACCTACGTGATGGTCGGCGATCCGTCCGACGCGATCCTGGCGGACTACCAGGCCTTCGGCGCGACGGACTTCGACACCGCGACGGCCCTGAGCGACATGGCGGCCGAGGCCACGACCACCAACAACGTACGGCCGGGCGGCAGTTACCTGAACACGCCCGGATACCTGCCGCATGACGGCGACTACAGCGGCGACACCAACTTCTACGGACCGATCTCCACGACCCTGGAGTACGACACCGCCGACTTCGCCATCTCCGCGTTCGCCGGTGCGCTGGGCAATACCGGCGATCAGCAGACCTTCGTCAACCGGGCCCAGGACTGGCGCAACGTACTCGACCCCAACAGCGGCTTCGACCAGTCGCGCGACGCCGACGGAGACTGGTTGACCGGGTTCGACCCGACCAGCGGCAACGACTTCGTCGAGGCCGACTCGTGGATCTACACCGGCATGGTGCCCTTCGACCTGGCCGGCCTGATCGCGGCCAAGGGCGGCGACAAGGCGATGAACGACTACCTGAACACCACCCTGAGCAGCTACACGGGCGCCAACGGCTATGCCTGGGTGGGCAACGAGCCCAGCATCGAACTGCCCTGGGAGTACGACTACACCGGTGAGCCCTACCGGACCCAGGGAACCGTGCGGTCGATCCAGGACCAGATCTGGACCGACACGCCCAGTGGACTGGCCGACGGCAACGACGACCTCGGCGCCATGAGCGCGTGGTACGTCTGGTCCGCGCTGGGCATGTTCCCGGAGACCCCGGGCACCGCCACCCTGGCGCTCGGATCGCCGATGTTCACCCAGGCCGTGGTCACCCTGCCGTCCGGCAACACCCTGACGATCAACGGCAACGGTGCCGCCGACAACGCCCCCTACGTGCAGTCGGCGTCCTTCAACGGCACGGCCTGGAACGACGCCTACGCACCCGCCTCGGCGATCACCACCGGCGGTACCCTGAACTACACCCTGGGCACGACGGCGAACACCGCCTGGGCGTCGGCGGCGAACGAGGTGCCGCCCTCCTACGGCGGCAACACGGTGGCGCCGACGAGCCCACGCATCGGCGCGGTCAACTCTGCCGCCGGGGCCAGCCTGTGCCTGGACGACTCGAACTCGTCCACCACCGACGGGAATCCGGTGCAGATCTGGGGCTGCGACGGCACCTACGCCCAGGACTGGACGATCGCGACCGACGGCACCGTCCGTACCCTGGGCAAGTGCCTCGACGCCGCGCACAGCGGTACTGTCAACGGCACCGCCGTCCAGCTCTACAACTGCAACAACAGCGGCGCGCAGCAGTGGACCGCTGGTTCCGGCAACTCCCTGGTGAACCCCGAGTCGGGGCTCTGCCTGGACGACCCGTCGGACTCCAGCACCCAGGGCACCCATCTCCAGCTCTACACCTGCAACGGCACCAGCGCCCAGAACTGGACTCTGCCGGCCGCGCCCACCCCCATCTCTGGCGCCGTCGACGCGAACGTCGGCTCCGGGCTCTGCCTGGACGACAAGTCCGCCGCCACCACCAACAACAACCCCATCGAGATCTGGGGCTGCAACGGCACAGCGGCCCAGCAGTGGACCTACGCGTCGGACGACACGCTGCGGGTGGTGGGGGAGTGCATGGACGTCACCAACAGCGGCACCACGCAGGGGACTCTCATCCAGCTCTACACCTGCAACAACAGCGGCGCG